A region from the Ralstonia pickettii genome encodes:
- a CDS encoding methionine ABC transporter permease, translating to MSPLTIDRIWQGLLDTLTMVSASALIAVLAGIPLALILVLTAPGNALESPRVHRVLGALINGFRATPFIILLVALLPFTRLVVGATIGVWAAVVPLSISATPFFARIAEISLREVDRGLMEAAQAMGCERRHIVWHVLLPEALPGIIGGFTLTVVSLIGASAMAGAVGAGGLGDIAIRYGYQRFDTTVMAVVIVVLIGLVSLVQWVGDFSVRRLKAR from the coding sequence ATGTCGCCGCTCACGATTGACCGCATCTGGCAGGGCTTGCTCGACACGCTCACGATGGTGTCGGCCTCCGCGCTCATCGCCGTGCTGGCCGGTATTCCGCTGGCGCTCATCCTGGTGCTGACCGCGCCGGGCAATGCGCTGGAGTCGCCGCGCGTACACCGCGTGCTGGGTGCACTCATCAACGGCTTTCGGGCCACGCCATTCATCATCCTGCTGGTGGCGCTGCTGCCGTTCACGCGGCTGGTGGTGGGCGCGACGATCGGCGTGTGGGCGGCCGTGGTGCCGCTGTCGATCAGCGCCACACCGTTCTTCGCGCGCATTGCGGAGATCAGCCTGCGCGAGGTCGACCGCGGCCTGATGGAAGCCGCCCAGGCCATGGGTTGCGAGCGTCGCCACATCGTCTGGCACGTGCTGCTGCCCGAAGCGCTGCCCGGCATCATCGGCGGCTTTACGCTGACTGTGGTGTCGTTGATTGGCGCATCGGCCATGGCGGGTGCAGTTGGCGCAGGCGGGCTGGGCGACATCGCCATCCGTTACGGCTATCAACGCTTCGACACCACCGTCATGGCGGTGGTGATCGTGGTGCTGATCGGGCTGGTGAGCCTGGTGCAATGGGTGGGAGATTTCTCGGTGCGCCGGCTTAAGGCGCGTTGA
- a CDS encoding family 2A encapsulin nanocompartment cargo protein cysteine desulfurase, giving the protein MTTPTLTSNAPGVSGLAPPGGDVPAGLPDVAALAQLANAFFTALPGHEPEPSIDLAPAGTSPQLSALPVADAAPIAPQVPVLGVPTQYAAALPQAASGHGQPVPAHSVSAPSSPYYFLGEASGYQSAAPHAGVAASEAGVPEDRVSAQPFNLPGTDALARLIDGAAGTPPAGPEALQQPGGATQAGQFYFLTPASGSAAPALEAPRNTRDQQSHQPHRAGAFDVHAVRRDFPILAERVNGRPPIWLDNAATTHKPQAVIDRLAYFYAHENSNIHRAAHELAARATDAYEGARNKAARFLGARSASEIIFVRGATEAINLVAQTFGRQHIGAGDEIIVSHLEHHANIVPWQQLAAQVGARIRVIPVDDSGQVLLDEYRKLLNPRTKLVSVTQVSNALGTVTPVQEIIALAHAAGARVLVDGAQAVSHLRVNVQALDADFYVFSGHKVFGPTGIGVVYGRQDLLDTLPPWQGGGNMIADVTFEKTLYQPAPARFEAGTGNIADAVGLGAALDYVERIGLENIARYEHDLLVYATHGLSRIPGLRLIGTAANKASVLSFTLAGYRTEEVGAALNREGIAVRSGHHCAQPILRRFGVEATVRPSLAFYNTCEEVDELVRVVGALARR; this is encoded by the coding sequence ATGACTACCCCGACACTTACAAGTAATGCGCCTGGTGTGAGCGGCCTGGCGCCGCCGGGGGGCGATGTGCCGGCAGGTTTGCCGGACGTGGCCGCGCTGGCGCAACTTGCCAACGCGTTCTTCACAGCACTGCCCGGTCATGAGCCGGAGCCCTCTATCGATCTGGCGCCGGCGGGTACGTCGCCGCAACTCAGTGCGTTGCCCGTTGCGGATGCCGCACCGATTGCTCCGCAGGTGCCTGTGCTGGGCGTGCCGACGCAGTATGCGGCGGCGTTGCCGCAGGCTGCATCCGGTCATGGCCAACCTGTACCGGCGCATTCCGTCTCGGCACCGAGTTCGCCGTACTACTTCCTGGGTGAGGCGAGCGGCTATCAGTCCGCTGCGCCGCATGCGGGGGTGGCGGCATCGGAGGCGGGCGTGCCAGAGGATCGCGTTTCGGCGCAGCCGTTCAATCTTCCCGGCACCGATGCGTTGGCACGGTTGATCGACGGCGCGGCGGGTACGCCCCCCGCGGGGCCGGAAGCATTGCAACAGCCGGGCGGTGCGACGCAGGCGGGGCAGTTTTACTTTCTCACCCCAGCCTCAGGCTCTGCTGCCCCCGCGCTGGAGGCACCGCGCAATACGAGGGACCAGCAGAGCCACCAGCCGCATCGCGCTGGCGCCTTCGACGTGCATGCCGTGCGGCGGGATTTTCCGATCCTGGCCGAGCGCGTCAATGGCCGACCGCCGATCTGGCTGGACAACGCAGCCACCACGCACAAGCCTCAAGCGGTAATCGATCGGCTGGCGTATTTCTACGCGCACGAGAACTCCAACATCCACCGCGCAGCGCATGAACTGGCCGCACGTGCGACGGACGCGTACGAGGGTGCCCGCAACAAGGCGGCGCGCTTTCTCGGGGCGCGGTCGGCCAGCGAGATCATCTTCGTGCGCGGCGCCACCGAGGCAATCAACCTCGTTGCGCAGACGTTCGGCCGTCAGCACATCGGCGCGGGGGACGAGATCATCGTCTCGCACCTGGAGCATCACGCCAACATCGTGCCGTGGCAGCAACTGGCCGCGCAGGTGGGTGCGCGCATCCGCGTGATTCCGGTGGACGACAGCGGGCAGGTTCTGCTGGACGAATACCGCAAGCTGCTCAACCCACGGACGAAGCTGGTGTCCGTCACGCAGGTGTCGAATGCGCTGGGGACGGTGACGCCCGTGCAGGAGATCATCGCACTGGCGCATGCGGCCGGCGCGCGCGTGCTGGTGGACGGCGCGCAGGCGGTCTCGCACTTGCGTGTGAACGTGCAGGCGCTGGACGCGGACTTTTACGTGTTCTCCGGCCACAAGGTGTTCGGGCCGACGGGCATTGGCGTGGTCTACGGCAGGCAGGATCTGCTCGACACGCTGCCGCCGTGGCAGGGGGGCGGCAACATGATTGCCGACGTCACGTTCGAGAAGACGCTGTACCAGCCCGCGCCTGCGCGCTTCGAGGCCGGCACCGGCAACATTGCCGATGCGGTGGGGCTGGGCGCTGCACTCGATTACGTCGAGCGTATCGGCCTGGAAAACATCGCGCGCTACGAGCATGACCTGCTGGTGTATGCCACGCATGGGTTGTCACGCATCCCGGGGCTGCGGCTGATCGGCACGGCGGCCAACAAGGCAAGCGTGCTGTCGTTCACGCTGGCCGGGTACCGCACGGAAGAAGTGGGCGCGGCGCTCAACCGTGAAGGCATTGCCGTGCGCTCGGGCCATCACTGCGCGCAGCCCATCCTGCGGCGCTTTGGGGTGGAGGCGACGGTGCGGCCATCGCTGGCGTTCTACAACACGTGCGAGGAGGTGGATGAACTCGTGCGCGTGGTGGGGGCACTGGCCCGGCGGTGA
- a CDS encoding family 2A encapsulin nanocompartment shell protein gives MAEADTQDVRTALGDSAARQLANATKTVPQLSTISPRWLVHLLQWQPVEAGIFRLNRVKNPRDVRVACSQRDEAELPQTFVDYDEHPREYFLNAVTTVLDVHTRVSDLYSSPHDQIQQQLRLTIETIKERQESELINNPDYGLLANVDETQRISTLTGAPTPDDLDELITKVWKEPAFFLAHPLAIAAFGRECTRRGVPPPTVSLFGSQFLTWRGLPLIPSDKVPIDENGRTKILLLRVGDKRQGVVGLYQPGVAGEQSPGLSVRFMGINRNAIASYLISLYCSLAVLTEDALAVLEDVEIGKYHDYPDTYK, from the coding sequence ATGGCAGAAGCAGATACCCAGGACGTGCGCACCGCGCTAGGCGACAGTGCCGCACGCCAATTGGCGAACGCGACCAAGACCGTTCCGCAGCTTTCCACCATCAGCCCCCGCTGGCTGGTGCACCTGCTGCAGTGGCAGCCGGTGGAGGCCGGCATCTTCCGCCTGAACCGCGTGAAGAATCCGCGCGATGTGCGTGTTGCCTGCTCGCAGCGGGACGAGGCAGAGCTGCCGCAGACCTTTGTCGACTACGACGAACATCCGCGCGAGTACTTCCTCAACGCGGTGACGACGGTGCTGGACGTGCATACGCGTGTCTCCGATCTGTACAGCAGCCCGCACGACCAGATCCAGCAGCAGTTGCGCCTGACCATCGAGACCATCAAGGAGCGTCAGGAAAGCGAGCTGATCAACAACCCCGACTACGGCCTGCTGGCCAATGTGGATGAAACGCAGCGCATCTCCACGCTCACCGGCGCGCCCACGCCTGACGATCTTGACGAGCTGATCACCAAGGTCTGGAAAGAGCCGGCGTTCTTCCTTGCGCATCCGCTGGCGATTGCCGCGTTTGGCCGCGAATGCACGCGCCGTGGCGTGCCACCGCCCACCGTGAGCCTGTTCGGCTCCCAGTTCCTGACATGGCGCGGCCTGCCGCTGATTCCGTCGGACAAGGTGCCCATTGACGAAAACGGCCGCACGAAGATTCTGCTGCTGCGCGTGGGCGACAAGCGCCAGGGCGTGGTGGGCCTGTATCAGCCGGGTGTGGCGGGCGAGCAGAGCCCGGGCCTGTCGGTGCGCTTCATGGGCATCAACCGGAACGCCATCGCGTCGTATCTGATTTCGCTGTATTGCTCGCTGGCCGTGCTGACCGAAGACGCGCTGGCAGTGCTCGAAGACGTGGAGATCGGCAAGTACCATGACTACCCCGACACTTACAAGTAA
- the epsC gene encoding serine O-acetyltransferase EpsC, producing the protein MSDRVIAGRPASAHDPGWQLDRIVGELRAARADWRARNGRTEVTGRELPSREAVRQILEALRGALFPMRLGPTDLREESEDFYVGHTLDSALNALVAQVRLELRHTVRQARAVDRDPDAEAVQLVRDFAAALPTLRRLLDTDVLAAYHGDPAARSVDEVLLCYPGILAVIHHRIAHHLYRAGLPLLARMVAETAHADTGIDIHPGAQIGSGFFIDHGTGVVIGETAVIGERVRIYQAVTLGAKRFSADADGHLEKGAPRHPVVEDDVVIYAGATILGRITIGRGSSIGGNVWLTRSVPPGSSVTQANVQSGIQDGIQDPRPHTHSDSEAHPAR; encoded by the coding sequence ATGAGCGATCGCGTCATCGCGGGGAGGCCTGCGTCCGCACACGACCCAGGCTGGCAATTGGACCGCATCGTCGGCGAGTTGCGTGCGGCCCGCGCTGATTGGCGCGCCCGCAACGGCCGTACCGAAGTCACAGGCCGCGAGTTGCCCTCGCGCGAGGCGGTGCGGCAGATCCTGGAGGCGCTGCGCGGGGCACTGTTCCCCATGCGGCTCGGCCCCACGGACCTGCGTGAAGAAAGCGAAGACTTCTACGTCGGCCATACGCTCGATTCGGCACTCAATGCGCTGGTAGCGCAGGTGCGGCTGGAACTGCGTCACACGGTGCGCCAGGCGCGCGCCGTGGATCGCGATCCCGATGCCGAGGCTGTGCAACTCGTGCGCGACTTCGCGGCGGCACTCCCCACGCTGCGTCGCCTGCTCGATACCGACGTGCTGGCCGCCTACCACGGTGATCCCGCAGCGCGCAGCGTCGACGAGGTGCTGCTGTGCTACCCCGGCATCCTTGCCGTCATCCATCACCGCATTGCCCATCACCTGTACCGCGCCGGCTTGCCGCTGCTCGCGCGCATGGTCGCCGAGACCGCGCATGCCGACACGGGCATCGACATCCACCCCGGCGCGCAGATCGGCAGCGGTTTCTTCATCGACCACGGTACGGGCGTGGTGATTGGTGAGACCGCCGTGATTGGCGAGCGCGTTCGTATCTACCAAGCGGTGACGCTCGGCGCCAAGCGCTTTTCTGCCGATGCCGATGGCCACCTCGAGAAGGGCGCCCCACGCCACCCGGTGGTGGAAGACGACGTCGTCATCTACGCCGGCGCGACCATCCTCGGGCGGATCACCATCGGGCGCGGCTCGTCCATTGGCGGCAACGTGTGGCTCACGCGCAGCGTGCCGCCTGGCAGCAGCGTCACCCAGGCAAACGTGCAGAGCGGCATTCAGGACGGAATTCAGGACCCGCGGCCGCACACGCACAGCGACAGCGAGGCACACCCCGCCCGCTGA
- a CDS encoding rhodanese-like domain-containing protein encodes MSVTTVQTAPRDPAVQAVLDSVLSTPSSTLLERARSHASEQGLRYAGGLTPAEAWALVSRGDAVLVDVRTAEERKFVGRVPDTPHAAWQTGPAMIKNPRFLRELEKAAPKSAVVLLLCRSGKRSAAAAEAAAAAGFQNVFNVLEGFEGDLDEQQQRGEAGGWRRWGLPWQQD; translated from the coding sequence ATGTCTGTCACCACCGTTCAAACTGCGCCACGCGATCCGGCTGTGCAAGCCGTGCTCGATAGCGTGCTGTCTACACCGTCGTCAACGCTGCTGGAGCGCGCACGCAGCCACGCCAGCGAGCAGGGGCTGCGCTACGCGGGCGGGCTGACACCGGCCGAAGCCTGGGCGCTGGTCAGCCGTGGCGACGCCGTACTCGTGGACGTGCGTACCGCGGAAGAACGGAAGTTCGTGGGTCGTGTACCGGATACCCCGCACGCGGCGTGGCAGACCGGGCCCGCCATGATCAAGAACCCACGCTTCCTGCGCGAGCTGGAGAAAGCCGCGCCCAAGAGCGCCGTGGTGCTGCTGCTGTGCCGCAGTGGCAAACGCTCTGCTGCCGCAGCGGAAGCCGCCGCCGCAGCCGGATTCCAGAACGTGTTCAACGTGCTGGAAGGCTTCGAGGGCGACCTGGACGAACAGCAGCAACGCGGCGAAGCCGGCGGCTGGCGCCGCTGGGGCCTGCCCTGGCAGCAGGACTGA
- a CDS encoding aminotransferase-like domain-containing protein, which yields MKLLIDASTRVPIADQIVAGVQAWIRDNDVRPGAKLPSIRQLAADYGISRFPVIEAYDRLVSLGLLDSRHGSGFYVAESNLTGRDGRGWSDPRRAEAESKHIFEQFSYPDGMLKLGGGFVPADWRDVDGLTQAIRQVSRTDTHAVIDYASPLGNAALRHQVMMRARQLGIQADPPNVLITAGTSQAIDLVMRHLLKPGDTVFVEDPGYYTVFGLLRLHGVKLVGIPRRSDGPDVEVTEAMLREHRPKLFFINSVLQNPTGSVVSPPVAFRLLELARRHGFTFLEDDIFADLQADPTARLATLDQLDHVIYVGGFSKTVSASLPVGYLIAKRELVHDLTNVKMLTSVGGSRFAEAVVSTLLERGAYRKYVERLRHRAGDSVIASLDVLADAGWEVFHHPSGGNFLWARVPHVDDSRDLAATAEKHGVTLAPGHYFRPNLEVSPWVRINSAYATEPRAVAFLQEAGRRPGRKRA from the coding sequence ATGAAACTCCTCATCGATGCCAGCACCCGCGTCCCGATTGCCGACCAGATCGTGGCGGGCGTACAGGCGTGGATTCGCGACAACGACGTGCGCCCCGGCGCCAAGCTGCCGTCGATCCGGCAACTGGCGGCGGACTACGGCATCAGCCGCTTCCCCGTGATCGAGGCGTATGACCGGCTGGTTTCGCTGGGCCTGCTGGACTCGCGCCACGGCTCGGGCTTCTACGTGGCCGAGAGCAACCTGACGGGGCGCGACGGGCGCGGCTGGTCAGACCCGCGCCGGGCGGAGGCCGAGTCCAAACACATCTTCGAGCAGTTCAGCTACCCCGACGGCATGCTCAAGCTCGGCGGCGGCTTCGTGCCGGCCGACTGGCGCGATGTCGATGGCCTGACGCAGGCGATCCGTCAGGTATCGCGCACCGATACACATGCGGTAATCGACTACGCCTCGCCACTGGGCAACGCGGCGCTACGGCATCAGGTCATGATGCGTGCGCGGCAGCTCGGCATCCAGGCCGACCCGCCCAATGTGCTCATCACCGCCGGCACGAGCCAGGCCATCGACCTGGTGATGCGGCACCTGCTCAAACCCGGCGACACGGTCTTCGTGGAAGACCCGGGCTACTACACCGTGTTTGGGCTGCTGCGGCTGCACGGCGTGAAGCTGGTCGGCATTCCGCGCCGCAGCGACGGGCCGGACGTGGAAGTGACGGAAGCGATGCTGCGCGAGCATCGGCCCAAGCTGTTCTTCATCAACAGCGTGCTGCAGAACCCCACGGGCTCGGTGGTGTCACCGCCCGTGGCGTTCCGCCTGCTTGAACTGGCGCGGCGCCACGGTTTCACGTTTCTCGAAGACGACATCTTTGCCGACTTGCAGGCCGATCCGACCGCACGGCTTGCCACACTGGATCAGCTCGATCATGTGATCTACGTGGGCGGGTTTTCCAAGACGGTGTCGGCATCGCTGCCAGTGGGTTACCTGATTGCCAAGCGCGAGCTGGTACATGACCTGACCAACGTGAAGATGCTGACCAGCGTGGGCGGTTCGCGCTTTGCCGAGGCCGTGGTCAGCACGCTGCTGGAGCGCGGCGCCTATCGCAAATATGTGGAGCGGCTGCGCCACCGCGCGGGTGACTCCGTCATCGCGTCGCTGGATGTGTTGGCCGATGCAGGCTGGGAGGTGTTTCACCATCCGTCGGGCGGAAACTTCCTCTGGGCGCGTGTGCCCCACGTGGACGATTCGCGCGATCTGGCAGCCACCGCAGAAAAGCACGGCGTGACGTTGGCGCCCGGGCATTACTTCCGACCGAACCTGGAGGTATCGCCGTGGGTGCGCATCAACAGCGCCTATGCGACCGAGCCCCGTGCGGTGGCCTTCCTGCAGGAGGCGGGGCGGCGGCCCGGCCGCAAACGCGCCTGA
- a CDS encoding DUF3005 domain-containing protein yields MHNAEHNQAQPQPEEPVTHRPESAKLTQPPPDAPRNDPLAQASRRILSVDAAGAEATDNTVDTDGKGLEAAKSASQWQDNVIYSNASLDNSRPEPDPEAPIAGIDSRPNQGRPTIAAEPGQRVVMRGVVDETARNGTRAAQRFSLEDDEQP; encoded by the coding sequence ATGCACAACGCCGAGCACAATCAAGCGCAACCTCAGCCCGAAGAGCCGGTGACTCACCGTCCGGAGAGCGCCAAGCTCACGCAACCGCCGCCTGACGCCCCACGCAACGACCCGCTGGCGCAAGCGTCTCGCCGCATCCTCTCCGTCGACGCCGCCGGGGCTGAAGCGACTGACAACACCGTCGATACCGACGGCAAGGGGCTCGAGGCCGCAAAGAGTGCGTCTCAGTGGCAAGACAACGTCATCTACTCGAACGCGTCGCTCGACAACAGCCGCCCCGAGCCGGACCCGGAAGCGCCCATCGCCGGGATCGACAGCCGGCCCAACCAGGGGCGCCCGACCATCGCGGCGGAGCCCGGCCAGCGGGTGGTCATGCGCGGCGTGGTCGATGAAACGGCTCGCAATGGCACACGCGCTGCGCAGCGGTTTTCGCTGGAAGACGATGAGCAGCCGTAG
- the gspF gene encoding type II secretion system inner membrane protein GspF yields the protein MPTFRYEAVTPAGQLRRGVIDADGSRGARALLRSRGMTPIDVSAVAERTAGSRLGLLGQRLGTTEQALFTRQLASLLTAGLPLDEALSALAAEAERDYVRDLVSTLRSEVVGGQSLSGALARHPRDFPDIYRALVSAGEHTGKLHVVLARLADYIEGRNALTQKIKLAFTYPAVVTVVAFGIVVFLLTYVVPQVVGVFTTTKQKLPTLTVVMLACSDFARDWGWLAALFVTGVVLSIKRLLKRPGPQRAWHGWLLGAPLVGRLVRGYNTARFASTLAILISAGVPILRALQAAGETLNNVVLRHNVEDAISRVREGTSLSRALAQANRFPPVLVHLIRSGESTGNLAPMLDRAAEGETRELERRTLFITSLLEPALILSMGVMVLLIVLAVLMPILDINQMVR from the coding sequence ATGCCGACCTTCCGCTACGAGGCCGTTACGCCGGCCGGACAACTTCGCCGTGGCGTCATCGACGCGGACGGCAGCCGCGGTGCGCGGGCGCTGTTGCGCTCGCGCGGCATGACTCCGATCGACGTATCGGCGGTGGCGGAGCGCACCGCGGGCAGTCGCCTCGGGCTGTTGGGCCAGCGGCTCGGCACGACAGAACAGGCGCTGTTCACGCGGCAGCTCGCCAGCCTGCTGACGGCTGGCCTGCCGCTGGACGAAGCGCTCTCCGCGCTGGCCGCTGAAGCCGAACGCGACTACGTGCGCGACCTGGTCAGCACGCTGCGTTCCGAGGTGGTCGGCGGCCAGTCGCTTTCCGGCGCATTGGCGCGGCACCCGCGCGACTTTCCCGACATCTACCGCGCCCTCGTTTCCGCAGGCGAACACACGGGCAAGCTGCACGTGGTGCTCGCACGTCTGGCCGACTACATCGAAGGCCGCAACGCCCTCACGCAAAAGATCAAGCTGGCCTTCACCTACCCTGCCGTCGTAACCGTCGTGGCATTCGGCATCGTGGTCTTTCTGCTGACTTATGTCGTGCCGCAGGTGGTGGGCGTGTTTACGACGACCAAACAGAAGTTGCCGACGCTGACCGTCGTCATGCTCGCGTGCAGCGACTTTGCGCGGGACTGGGGCTGGCTTGCGGCGCTCTTTGTCACCGGCGTGGTGTTAAGCATCAAGCGGCTGCTGAAACGACCCGGCCCCCAGCGGGCATGGCATGGCTGGCTGCTGGGCGCGCCACTGGTCGGGCGGCTCGTGCGCGGCTACAACACCGCGCGCTTTGCCAGCACGCTCGCCATCCTGATCAGCGCGGGCGTGCCCATCCTGCGCGCGCTGCAGGCGGCAGGAGAAACGCTGAACAACGTCGTCCTGCGCCATAACGTAGAAGACGCCATCAGCCGCGTGCGTGAAGGCACCTCGCTCTCGCGTGCGCTGGCGCAGGCCAACCGGTTTCCGCCGGTGCTGGTGCATCTCATCCGCTCGGGCGAATCCACCGGCAACCTCGCGCCCATGCTGGACCGTGCCGCCGAAGGCGAAACGCGCGAGCTTGAGCGCCGCACCCTGTTCATCACGAGTCTGCTGGAGCCGGCGCTCATCCTCAGCATGGGCGTGATGGTGCTGCTGATCGTGCTGGCGGTGCTGATGCCGATTCTCGACATCAACCAGATGGTGCGCTGA
- a CDS encoding GspH/FimT family pseudopilin, with amino-acid sequence MSLWPRIHIRGRDRSRAFTLLEMLVVVVIIGIVMGAVVVNAQPSKRNVLEQQAQQLVFLLYAARDEARLRAQPIVWEATPQGYRFLVRERDTWQPLQDDVLRGGAWREPLSALSFMQAGRAPQSGTVRVLFGREAIEPAITIRLARDDAQVDIVTTGPGRYVVQ; translated from the coding sequence ATGAGCCTGTGGCCCCGTATCCATATCCGCGGTCGTGACCGCTCTCGTGCCTTCACGCTGCTGGAGATGCTGGTGGTGGTCGTCATCATCGGCATCGTGATGGGTGCGGTGGTCGTCAACGCGCAGCCGAGCAAGCGCAATGTCCTGGAGCAGCAGGCCCAGCAGCTCGTCTTCCTTCTGTACGCTGCCCGCGACGAGGCACGCCTGCGCGCGCAGCCCATCGTCTGGGAGGCGACACCGCAGGGCTACCGCTTCCTCGTCCGCGAACGTGATACCTGGCAGCCGTTGCAAGACGACGTCCTGCGCGGCGGCGCCTGGCGTGAGCCGCTGTCGGCGCTGTCGTTCATGCAGGCGGGGCGCGCGCCGCAGTCCGGCACCGTGCGGGTGCTGTTCGGTCGTGAAGCCATCGAGCCAGCCATCACGATTCGCCTCGCGCGCGACGATGCCCAGGTCGATATCGTCACCACGGGGCCCGGGCGCTATGTCGTGCAGTAG
- the gspI gene encoding type II secretion system minor pseudopilin GspI — MSCSSARGSEGFTLLEVLVALVIVAVALGACLRATGMLADSSAGMRERTLAQWSATNHLARMRLTGVLPPPGLQRTQCSQGRIALVCEDTVITLENPAFHLVVVSVYRADEGVDTRVRLAQVATVLTAPTSPAL; from the coding sequence ATGTCGTGCAGTAGCGCGCGCGGCAGCGAGGGGTTCACGCTGCTTGAAGTGCTGGTGGCGCTTGTGATCGTCGCCGTCGCATTGGGCGCCTGCCTGCGCGCGACCGGCATGCTGGCCGATTCGAGCGCCGGCATGCGTGAGCGCACGCTGGCGCAATGGAGTGCCACGAACCATCTTGCGCGCATGCGACTGACGGGCGTGTTGCCGCCGCCCGGCCTGCAGCGCACGCAATGCAGCCAGGGGCGCATCGCGCTCGTCTGCGAAGACACCGTGATCACGCTGGAGAACCCCGCCTTCCACCTCGTCGTCGTGTCGGTCTATCGCGCTGATGAAGGCGTCGACACACGCGTGCGCCTGGCGCAGGTCGCCACCGTGCTCACCGCCCCCACCAGTCCGGCCCTGTGA
- a CDS encoding prepilin-type N-terminal cleavage/methylation domain-containing protein, producing the protein MRRARSPGGFTLIEMVIAITILAIIALISWRSLDGIIRGQHALADNLQETRAIDQLFEQLDTDFGEAVRDDDLGEPAVAFSGGDLRIVRWLREATLPTRWQVVRYRLEADALVRETSAPLNARGAARDAIKEALPERLVLVEHTSALQVRGWSRQGWLDSPPDASQPASPAAVPGMLRRMSPNTVTGLEVTITVSNAPYTKVVLPDL; encoded by the coding sequence ATGCGGCGCGCGCGTTCGCCCGGCGGCTTCACGCTCATCGAGATGGTGATCGCCATCACCATCCTCGCGATCATTGCGTTGATTTCGTGGCGCTCGCTGGACGGCATCATCCGCGGCCAGCACGCACTGGCAGACAACCTGCAGGAGACGCGCGCCATCGATCAGCTCTTCGAGCAGCTCGACACGGATTTTGGCGAGGCCGTACGAGACGATGACCTTGGCGAACCCGCAGTCGCGTTTAGCGGGGGCGACCTGCGTATCGTGCGATGGCTGCGCGAGGCCACACTGCCCACGCGCTGGCAAGTTGTCCGGTATCGCCTTGAAGCGGATGCACTGGTGCGTGAAACCTCCGCGCCGCTCAATGCCCGTGGCGCTGCGCGCGACGCCATCAAGGAGGCGCTTCCGGAACGGCTGGTGCTGGTCGAGCACACTTCAGCGCTGCAGGTGCGTGGCTGGTCCAGGCAGGGTTGGCTCGATTCCCCGCCGGATGCATCACAGCCGGCGTCTCCGGCGGCTGTACCGGGCATGCTGCGGCGGATGTCACCGAACACCGTCACCGGCCTGGAAGTCACCATCACGGTGAGCAATGCGCCCTATACCAAGGTGGTGCTGCCAGACCTTTGA